One genomic window of Luteitalea pratensis includes the following:
- a CDS encoding RNA polymerase sigma factor — MPMFDFGGTAAGAPIALLTPQQQSSLAEGIRSHVPAAEQELVRLFADRVMFMALARTRDREAARDVAQDVMLAVFRAVRAGQLHESERLAAFVYGIARNLINNYLRTRTRLKEDPLDAALPLALQPDTADAEERLGLVRRALRALDLTDRTILLLTLVEGLKPGEIARRLGLTPEVVRTRKSRALKRTTERVKNLSRT, encoded by the coding sequence ATGCCAATGTTCGACTTCGGCGGAACAGCGGCTGGCGCCCCGATCGCGCTACTCACGCCTCAGCAGCAGAGCAGTCTGGCTGAGGGAATCCGCAGCCACGTACCGGCCGCAGAGCAGGAGCTCGTGCGCCTCTTTGCCGACAGGGTGATGTTCATGGCGCTCGCTCGCACGCGCGATCGCGAGGCGGCACGAGACGTGGCGCAAGATGTGATGCTGGCCGTTTTTCGTGCGGTTCGGGCCGGCCAACTGCACGAGTCCGAACGCCTGGCGGCGTTCGTGTATGGCATCGCACGCAACCTGATCAACAACTATCTGCGCACCCGGACCCGACTCAAGGAAGACCCTCTCGATGCCGCGCTCCCTCTGGCGCTGCAACCCGACACCGCGGACGCCGAGGAGCGCCTGGGGCTGGTGCGACGCGCGCTCCGCGCCCTCGACCTGACCGACCGGACCATCCTGCTGCTGACCCTCGTGGAGGGGCTGAAGCCTGGCGAGATCGCCCGGCGGCTCGGCCTTACGCCCGAAGTCGTGCGCACGCGGAAATCGCGCGCGCTGAAGAGAACGACAGAACGTGTCAAGAACCTGTCACGAACCTGA
- a CDS encoding TolB family protein, protein MKTLKNRHTRVLLSTVVLLTVGWLAVPHAGQEDANDGFILLTTDRDNPSNDGICNPPQCEDIYVMAPDGSNPTRLTHGGAPIGSAGYNSGGADWSHSKKLIAFQSNRVGGIPQIFTMNLDGTEQQLMVSVPGGAAFPSFSQTGNELCFHSQASPRDIYVVNVHGTGLTNLTESYRKPGPLGEPPPLTGDSTRCDWSPKGNAIAFMNGAIGNQEIFAIDADGTGLRRLTTASGSDANPAFSPKGDLIAFESNRDGTPEIYVMKADGSDVPERLTNFTAEPTPNNVNVTKPTWSPTGDLLAFHRRVGAQGARGHLQVYTMNADGTNVTQITFTPSPGFSGFPSWGKWSADGVPR, encoded by the coding sequence ATGAAAACCTTAAAGAACAGACACACCCGAGTGTTGCTGTCAACGGTGGTCCTGCTGACCGTTGGGTGGCTTGCCGTCCCGCACGCGGGCCAGGAAGACGCCAACGACGGCTTCATCCTGCTTACCACCGACCGCGACAATCCAAGCAACGATGGGATTTGCAACCCTCCACAATGCGAAGACATCTACGTGATGGCGCCCGACGGCAGCAACCCGACCCGCCTCACGCATGGTGGCGCCCCGATCGGTTCCGCGGGGTACAACAGTGGCGGGGCCGACTGGTCCCACAGCAAGAAGCTGATCGCGTTCCAGAGCAATCGGGTCGGTGGTATTCCGCAGATCTTCACGATGAACCTGGACGGCACCGAACAACAGCTCATGGTGAGCGTTCCCGGCGGCGCCGCCTTCCCTAGCTTCTCGCAAACCGGCAACGAGCTCTGCTTCCACAGCCAGGCGAGCCCGCGGGACATCTACGTTGTGAACGTCCATGGCACCGGTCTGACCAACCTCACTGAGTCCTACCGAAAGCCCGGGCCGCTCGGAGAACCGCCCCCGTTGACCGGCGACAGCACCCGCTGCGACTGGTCACCAAAGGGGAATGCGATCGCATTCATGAATGGTGCTATTGGCAACCAGGAGATCTTCGCGATCGACGCGGATGGAACCGGCCTCCGCAGATTGACGACCGCCAGCGGCAGCGACGCCAACCCGGCATTCTCGCCCAAGGGTGACCTGATCGCGTTCGAGAGCAATCGCGATGGCACGCCGGAGATCTACGTGATGAAGGCGGATGGCTCCGACGTCCCGGAGCGGCTGACGAACTTCACCGCGGAACCGACGCCGAACAACGTCAACGTCACGAAGCCGACATGGTCACCTACCGGGGACCTCCTCGCGTTCCATCGCCGTGTCGGCGCACAGGGTGCGCGCGGTCACCTGCAGGTCTACACAATGAACGCTGACGGCACCAACGTAACGCAGATCACGTTCACACCCTCGCCCGGCTTCAGCGGCTTCCCGAGCTGGGGCAAGTGGTCGGCGGACGGCGTCCCGCGGTAG
- a CDS encoding nucleotidyltransferase family protein, whose amino-acid sequence MTIDRNREEILRIAALHGARNVRVFGSVARGDDRADSDVDLLVDMEDNRSLLDLVGLEQDLEDLLRRDVDVLTDASIHPDLRLRISAEARAL is encoded by the coding sequence ATGACGATTGATCGGAACCGCGAAGAAATCCTCCGCATCGCCGCACTGCACGGCGCGCGGAACGTGCGCGTGTTCGGTTCGGTTGCACGCGGCGATGACCGGGCCGACAGCGACGTCGATCTATTGGTCGATATGGAAGACAACCGATCGCTCCTCGATCTCGTCGGGCTCGAGCAGGACCTCGAAGATCTCCTCAGGCGCGACGTGGACGTCCTGACCGATGCCAGCATCCATCCAGACCTTCGCCTGCGGATCTCTGCTGAAGCCCGAGCTCTGTGA
- a CDS encoding DUF86 domain-containing protein translates to MRQDAIIRKLEIIGEAVKQLSEATRAQRPEIPWKRIACAA, encoded by the coding sequence ATGCGACAGGACGCCATCATCCGGAAACTCGAAATCATCGGTGAGGCGGTCAAGCAACTCTCCGAGGCAACCAGAGCGCAGCGGCCCGAAATCCCCTGGAAGCGGATCGCGTGCGCGGCATGA
- a CDS encoding DUF86 domain-containing protein produces the protein MRDRLSHAYFGVDLGLVWRVVERDVQPLETAVAVLLKTPGV, from the coding sequence ATGAGGGATCGGCTGAGCCACGCCTACTTCGGCGTCGACCTCGGCCTCGTGTGGCGCGTCGTAGAACGTGACGTTCAGCCGCTTGAGACCGCAGTAGCGGTCCTTCTAAAGACGCCTGGCGTTTGA
- a CDS encoding VOC family protein, which produces MTDTAAAINATNLGCSITCKDLEASIRFYRDAIGFAVAQTFENEGKVVAAVVAAGDCHIVLNQDDGKLGWDRIKGQGFYLQINVAGAADVDAAAARIKATGGTLLSEPADRPWGARMFQFNDLDGFKLGVSTPLVG; this is translated from the coding sequence ATGACCGATACCGCGGCCGCAATCAACGCGACTAATCTGGGCTGCTCGATCACGTGCAAGGACCTAGAGGCGTCTATTCGCTTCTACCGCGATGCCATCGGGTTTGCGGTGGCTCAGACGTTCGAGAACGAAGGGAAGGTCGTTGCGGCGGTGGTCGCCGCGGGTGATTGCCACATTGTCCTCAACCAGGACGATGGCAAGCTCGGTTGGGACCGGATCAAGGGACAGGGTTTCTACCTGCAGATCAACGTGGCGGGCGCTGCCGATGTGGACGCGGCTGCTGCGCGGATCAAGGCCACTGGTGGAACGCTGCTGAGTGAGCCGGCGGACCGGCCGTGGGGCGCGCGCATGTTCCAGTTCAACGATCTGGACGGGTTCAAGCTCGGGGTGTCCACACCACTCGTGGGATAA
- a CDS encoding autorepressor SdpR family transcription factor, which yields MNKVFKALSDPTRRRVLQLLRQRPMSAGELSDHFAVSKPTMSAHFAVLQVAGLIEAEKSGRTIIYRLVMSVLEEALLGFAHTLGWGLESKRSTRVNHNKVAKRPVKGEA from the coding sequence GTGAACAAGGTATTCAAAGCGCTGTCGGATCCAACACGCCGTCGCGTCCTGCAATTGCTCAGGCAGCGGCCGATGTCGGCGGGAGAGCTGTCGGATCACTTCGCCGTGTCGAAGCCGACCATGTCAGCCCATTTCGCCGTGCTGCAGGTGGCAGGGCTCATCGAAGCGGAGAAATCCGGACGGACGATCATCTACCGGCTGGTGATGTCGGTGTTGGAGGAGGCGCTGCTCGGGTTTGCCCACACCCTCGGGTGGGGCCTGGAATCGAAGCGGTCGACTCGCGTCAATCACAACAAGGTGGCCAAGCGGCCCGTCAAAGGAGAAGCCTGA
- a CDS encoding M16 family metallopeptidase, producing MTVCTRTPLIVMLSALTVGTGLAAAGQRAVVSGAHDAPLTATVPVDPRITVGTLSNGMRYYIRANKQPQNRAEIRLVVNAGSVLEDDDQRGLAHFVEHMAFNGTRHFPKHDVIAFLQSTGMRFGAHINANTSFDQTVFELRIPTDSPAVIDRSLLILEDWANAVSFEPPEIDKERGVILEEWRTGLGANARILDAQLPVLLKDSRYAERLPIGKPETIRTFPYDRLKRFYTDWYRPDLMAVIVVGDFDPAAMETLIKAHFGSIPAAAAPKPRPVYDVPDQPGTRYTIAADPEATRTTVGVSSTMSARDQSTLGAYRRMTIERTFAALLSARLSEMAQKPGAPFLAAQTNRGLFVQSAETTTLSALVPDGGAEKGLAALLAEADRVARFGFTQTELDRYRLTILRVFEQLASSTDEHTSESLADEFVRSFTQGEPIPGIAYEYALARRFLPEITLADVNGLARDWVPERNRVVSVTTPRKDGVAIPTEASLGAVIKDAGAAALTAYVDTVSATPLLEPLPKPGSVAKAESRPSGLTEWTLSNGVRVVLQPTTFKQDEVLFRAFSPGGTSLAADGDFIAAETADRIVAQGGLGTLSAIDVSKKLAGKAALVRPDIDEMFEGLNGQALNRDLETMFQLIYLTFTQPRPDAEAFRTAIEQLNAALANRQALPEAAFEDALTAAVSQNHVRALSLTREAIAQMSLDKSMAFYRDRFADASDFTFVFVGSFDLATIKPLIERYLGSLPSLHRKEAGRDVGIRPPGDVVEKLVNKGTTPKSQVGVVFTGPFENNPKNRLIVRSMADTLAGNLQRVLREDLGGTYGVSVVPAFTKQPVEEYSVSIMFACDPARASDLVKALFAVVDDFKTRGPSAGQVADEQAALRRDLEIDSRQNSSILNKLAFAYQYDEPVPDVTTLRGLYDQLSVPLLRDAANTYLNVKRYVKVVLMPEGNTP from the coding sequence ATGACCGTGTGCACCCGCACTCCGTTGATCGTGATGCTTTCGGCACTCACCGTTGGCACCGGCCTGGCCGCCGCGGGCCAGCGCGCCGTCGTGTCCGGGGCGCACGACGCGCCCCTAACGGCCACCGTTCCCGTCGACCCACGGATCACGGTGGGCACGCTCTCGAACGGGATGCGCTACTACATCCGCGCCAACAAGCAGCCGCAGAACCGGGCCGAGATCCGGCTCGTGGTGAACGCCGGATCGGTCCTCGAAGACGACGACCAGCGGGGGCTGGCGCACTTTGTCGAGCACATGGCCTTCAACGGGACGCGTCACTTTCCCAAGCACGACGTGATCGCGTTCCTGCAGTCGACCGGTATGCGCTTTGGCGCCCACATCAACGCCAACACCAGCTTCGATCAAACGGTCTTCGAGCTGCGGATTCCGACCGATAGCCCTGCCGTCATCGACAGATCCCTGCTGATCCTCGAGGACTGGGCGAACGCCGTGTCGTTCGAACCGCCCGAGATCGACAAGGAGCGTGGCGTCATCCTCGAGGAGTGGCGCACGGGTCTCGGTGCCAACGCCCGGATCCTCGACGCGCAGTTGCCGGTGCTGCTGAAGGATTCCCGCTACGCCGAGCGCCTGCCCATCGGCAAGCCGGAGACCATTCGCACGTTCCCCTACGATCGCCTGAAGAGGTTCTATACCGACTGGTACCGACCCGACCTGATGGCTGTGATCGTCGTCGGCGACTTCGATCCGGCCGCCATGGAGACGCTCATCAAGGCGCATTTCGGATCGATTCCGGCTGCCGCCGCCCCCAAGCCGCGACCGGTGTACGACGTACCCGATCAGCCGGGCACGCGTTACACAATCGCGGCCGACCCCGAGGCCACGCGGACGACCGTCGGCGTCTCCAGCACCATGTCGGCGCGCGACCAGTCGACGCTTGGCGCCTATCGTCGAATGACGATCGAGCGGACGTTCGCGGCGCTCCTTTCCGCACGGCTCTCGGAGATGGCGCAGAAGCCCGGCGCGCCGTTTCTGGCCGCGCAGACCAATCGAGGACTCTTCGTGCAGTCGGCCGAAACCACGACGCTCAGCGCCCTCGTGCCGGATGGTGGCGCTGAAAAGGGACTGGCGGCGCTCCTTGCCGAAGCCGATCGTGTCGCCCGGTTCGGCTTCACGCAGACGGAGCTCGATCGCTACCGGCTGACCATCCTGAGAGTGTTCGAGCAGCTCGCATCGTCCACCGACGAGCACACCTCAGAATCGCTCGCCGACGAGTTCGTCCGCAGCTTTACGCAGGGCGAACCGATCCCGGGCATCGCCTACGAGTACGCGCTCGCGCGCAGGTTCCTGCCGGAGATCACCCTTGCCGACGTCAATGGCCTGGCCCGCGACTGGGTCCCCGAGCGGAACCGTGTCGTGTCGGTGACCACTCCACGCAAGGACGGAGTGGCCATCCCGACCGAGGCGTCGCTGGGGGCCGTCATCAAGGACGCGGGCGCGGCGGCGCTGACGGCCTATGTCGACACCGTGAGTGCGACGCCACTGCTCGAGCCGTTGCCCAAGCCGGGCTCGGTGGCGAAGGCGGAATCGAGGCCGTCCGGCCTCACCGAGTGGACGCTGTCAAACGGCGTGCGCGTGGTGCTCCAGCCGACCACCTTCAAGCAGGACGAGGTGCTGTTTCGCGCCTTCAGTCCCGGCGGCACCTCTCTTGCGGCCGATGGTGACTTCATCGCCGCCGAGACGGCCGATCGGATCGTCGCGCAGGGTGGGCTCGGCACGTTGAGCGCCATCGACGTGAGCAAGAAGCTCGCCGGCAAGGCGGCGCTCGTGCGTCCGGACATCGACGAGATGTTCGAGGGACTGAACGGCCAGGCGTTGAACCGCGACCTGGAGACGATGTTCCAGTTGATCTATCTGACGTTCACCCAGCCACGTCCGGACGCTGAAGCATTCCGCACCGCGATTGAGCAGTTGAACGCGGCGCTGGCCAACCGCCAGGCGCTTCCGGAAGCGGCGTTCGAGGACGCGCTCACGGCCGCGGTCAGCCAGAATCACGTGCGCGCCCTGTCGTTGACGCGCGAGGCGATTGCGCAAATGAGCCTCGACAAGTCGATGGCGTTCTATCGAGACCGCTTTGCCGACGCCAGCGACTTCACGTTCGTCTTCGTCGGCAGCTTCGACCTGGCGACGATCAAGCCGCTCATCGAGCGCTACCTGGGCAGCCTGCCGTCGCTCCATCGCAAGGAAGCCGGTCGAGACGTCGGCATCCGTCCGCCGGGCGACGTCGTCGAGAAACTGGTGAACAAGGGCACGACGCCCAAGAGCCAGGTCGGAGTCGTCTTTACCGGGCCGTTCGAGAACAATCCGAAGAACCGCCTGATTGTCCGGAGCATGGCCGATACGCTGGCGGGGAATCTGCAGCGCGTGCTGCGCGAGGATCTCGGCGGCACGTATGGCGTCAGCGTCGTGCCAGCCTTCACGAAGCAGCCGGTCGAAGAGTACAGCGTCTCGATCATGTTCGCCTGCGACCCGGCACGCGCGTCGGATCTCGTCAAGGCGCTGTTTGCCGTCGTCGACGATTTCAAGACACGCGGGCCGAGCGCCGGCCAGGTGGCGGACGAGCAAGCGGCGCTGCGGCGCGATCTGGAGATCGACAGCCGCCAGAACAGCTCGATTCTGAACAAGCTGGCGTTTGCCTATCAGTACGACGAACCGGTGCCGGATGTCACGACGTTGCGTGGGTTGTACGATCAACTGAGCGTGCCCCTGCTGCGCGACGCCGCGAACACCTATCTGAATGTGAAGCGCTACGTCAAGGTCGTGCTGATGCCGGAAGGGAACACGCCGTGA